From a single Brassica rapa cultivar Chiifu-401-42 chromosome A01, CAAS_Brap_v3.01, whole genome shotgun sequence genomic region:
- the LOC103833192 gene encoding glutathione S-transferase T3-like, which produces MLWGMSRSLVHPGKESPHTLLQVTSWLVVNKERQVTASRWHKINDLVGKFCGAYEAGTREKSSSQNETDVLKHAHEIFFNNYKKKFTLENVWKELRNDQNCCSSNYLSPGLKASKGHGKHTTKVEGNSVADFQSMWSIKKEYLAIKERLSKMKLLDSLIAKQEPLANYEEALKKKLITELLA; this is translated from the exons ATGTTGTGGGGAATGAGCAGAAGTCTGGTGCATCCTGGAAAAGAATCGCCGCATACTTTGCTGCAAGTTACAAGCTGGCTGGTTGTGAACAAAGAGAGGCAAGTCACTGCAAGTCGTTGGCACAAGATCAATGATCTTGTAGGCAAGTTTTGTGGAGCGTACGAAGCTGGAACCAGAGAAAAAAGCAGCAGCCAGAACGAGACTGATGTGCTCAAGCATGCTCATGAAATCTTCTTCAACAACTACAAGAAGAAATTCACCCTTGAGAATGTGTGGAAAGAGCTACGGAACGACCAGAACTG CTGCTCAAGCAACTACTTGTCCCCCGGGTTGAAGGCATCAAAGGGGCATGGTAAGCATACGACCAAGGTTGAGGGTAACTCGGTGGCTGATTTTCAGAGCATGTGGAGCATCAAGAAAGAGTACTTGGCTATCAAAGAGAGACTCTCTAAGATGAAGCTACTCGATAGTCTTATTGCTAAACAAGAACCGTTGGCTAACTATGAAGAAGCACTGAAGAAAAAACTTATTACTGAGTTGTTGGCTTAA
- the LOC103833201 gene encoding 60S ribosomal protein L2, mitochondrial yields the protein MEESIIWLTFSPTVFKGARSTKTLVKDVFFSAFSSPKAKRKTASRAFASSFGFPRIAVAGVPTAFFAPRMKQKVRGKSTFSLCEVQKWRTHSILWAHRIKGNAKLSWQSFRRQDTLGLVGAVGHNKSKPKTYQGSLPTKPIGERAKQLKDLRGLRTKDGACKVVRAPVV from the coding sequence ATGGAAGAGAGTATCATTTGGCTTACTTTCTCACCGACGGTATTTAAGGGCGCAAGAAGCACAAAAACTTTAGTGAAGGACGTCTTCTTCTCTGCCTTCTCCTCTCCAAAGGCCAAGAGAAAGACTGCATCCCGCGCCTTCGCTAGCTCTTTTGGTTTCCCAAGGATAGCAGTAGCTGGGGTTCCTACCGCTTTCTTCGCTCCGCGAATGAAACAGAAAGTGAGAGGAAAAAGCACGTTCTCTCTTTGCGAGGTCCAAAAGTGGAGAACGCATAGCATTCTCTGGGCACATAGGATCAAAGGTAACGCAAAGCTTTCTTGGCAGAGTTTTAGGCGGCAAGATACTTTAGGGCTTGTTGGAGCTGTTGGGCATAACAAATCGAAGCCGAAGACATATCAAGGTAGCTTGCCTACCAAGCCGATAGGCGAAAGGGCGAAGCAACTCAAAGATCTCCGGGGTTTGAGGACGAAGGATGGAGCGTGCAAAGTCGTTCGTGCACCTGTCGTGTGA